The segment ATTTTATAGGTTCATTTTATGATTTTAAAAATGGTCTTAATAAGGGAAAAGAATATTTCGGTTACGGTAAGCCAATAGTAAATTTCACTGATGTATTTCACAAAAGAGGGTTATTAACTAAAGAGCTAAAAGGAAAGGTTGATGTAACTAGGGATGAAATTAAAAATTACAGTGTTCAAATTGGAGATTTGTTTTTTACCAGAACATCTGAAACAATAGATGAAATAGGTCAACCATCGGTTATGCTTGATAACCCAAAAGATGCAGTATTTAGTGGTTTTGTTTTACGTGCTAGACCAATACATAAAGACCCTTTAGAAATTGGTTTTAAGCAATATGCTTTTTACACAGATTTTTTTCGTTCAGAAATGACAAAAAAAAGTTCAATGACAACCAGAGCATTAACTTCTGGTACTGCTATTAAAAAAATGATATTTTCATTTCCAAAAAGTAAAATTGAACAAAAACAAATAGGTACTTTCTTCCAAAACTTAGAAAAACTTATTAGTCATCATCAAAAAAAACACGACAAACTAGTTGTTCTAAAAAAAGCTATGCTTGAAAAGATGTTTCCAAGTAATGGTGCTACTGTTCCTAAAGTTCGTTTTAAAGGATTTACTGGAGATTGGGAAGAAAAACCATTTGGAGAATTTGCTTTAGTGAAAAGAGGTTTAACTTATAGTCCTAGTGATGTTTCAAATAAAGGAGTTAAAGTTTTAAGGTCCTCTAATATTTATGAAGATACTTTTATCGAAAAGGAAGATGATGTTTATGTAAGGGAAGAAGCTATAAATATTGAATTTGCAAAGAACAAAGACATTCTTATTACTTCTGCAAATGGTTCTAGTCGTTTAGTTGGAAAACATGCAATAATTGACGGTTTAAATGGAAAGGCTGTTCACGGTGGTTTTATGTTAATTGTTAGGTCAAAAACGCCATATTTCTTAAATGCCTCTATGAGTTCTTCTTGGTATAGAAAATTTATAAGCGTTAATGTTTCAGGAGGTAATGGTGCAATCGGAAACTTAAAGGCTAGCGATTTTGAAGAACAGAAAATACTTATCCCTAATGAAGATGAACAACAAAAAATAGGTAATTATTTCCAAAACTTAGATAATCAATTAGCATTACACAAATCACAGTTAGAAAAACTCAAGAACATCAAAAAAGCCTGTTTTACTAAAATGTTTATAGCACAAGACTAATTTACTGGCACTGTAAAATTAAAGAAAATGACATTTACCAAAGAATCTGAATTTGAAGAAGCCTTAATATTGGCACTAAGTAAAAAAGGCTGGGAAAATGAGGTTATAAAAAACCCTACAGAAGAAGATTTACTAAACAACTGGGCAAATATTCTTTTTGATAACAATAGAGGTATAGACCGTTTAAATGACACGCCATTAACAAATGGTGAAATGCAACAAATACTTGAGCAAATAAATGCTTTAAGAACACCTCTAAAGCTAAATGGATTTATAAATGGTAAAACAGTTGCTATAAAACGAGATAACCAAGAAGACAAATTACATTTTGGTAAAGAAGTTAGTTTAAAAATCTACGATAGACATGAGATAGCAGCAGGACAGAGTAGATATCAAATTGTACAACAACCAAAATTTAAAACTAAATCTAAAATATTAAATGATAGACGTGGTGATTTAATGCTTTTAATTAATGGAATGCCAGTGATTCACATCGAGTTAAAAAGAAGTGGTGTATCTGTAAGTCAAGCCTATCATCAAATAGAAAATTACGCTCGTTCTGGAATCTTTTCAGGTCTGTTTTCTTTAGTTCAGGTATTTGTAGCAATGGAGCCTAAAGAAACTGTTTATTTCGCTAACCCTGGTCCAGATGGGAAATTCAATAAGGACTTTTATTTCCATTGGGCAGACTTTAATAATGAGCCAAAAAATGATTGGAATGATATAGCATCTTCTTTTCTCTCTATTCCAATGGCACATCAATTAATAGGTTTCTACACCGTACCAGATGATGGTGATGGTGTTTTAAAGGTAATGCGCAGTTATCAGTATTATGCAGCAAATGCAATATCAGATAAAGTTGCTAAAACAGATTGGAAAAGCACACATGCATTAGGTGGTTATATATGGCATACTACAGGTTCTGGTAAAACAATGACCAGTTTTAAATCGGCTCAGCTTATTGCCAATTCAAAAGATGCCGATAAGGTTATTTTTTTGATGGATAGAATAGAGTTAGGGACACAATCTCTAAAAGAGTATCGAGGTTTTTCAGATGAGAACGAAGAAGTGCAAGCAACTGAAAACACAGGTATTTTAGTTACAAAACTAAAAAGTAAAGACCCTGTAAATACTTTAATAGTTACTTCTATACAAAAGATGAGTAACATTAAGGATGAAGAGGGTGGATTAAATGCAAGAGACATTCAGATTATGAATGAAAAAAGAACTGTATTTATTGTAGATGAAGCACATCGTTCAACTTTTGGAGATATGCTTATTGATATTAAAAATACATTTTCATCAGCCATTTTCTTTGGGTTTACAGGAACACCTATTAAAGATGAAAACCAGATAAACATGAACACCACTTCAACAGTATTTGGAGGAGAGTTACACAGATATACTCTTGGTGATGGCATAAGAGATAAAAATGTATTAGGTTTTGACCCGTATAAAATATTGACATATAAAGACCGTGATTTAAGGAAGGTAATTGCTCTAGAAAAGGCAAGAGCTACAGATGAAGCAGATGCTCTTTCTGACCCTGCAAAAAGAGAAATTTTCAATAGGTATATGAATGATTTGAGAATGGCAGGATATTATGACCATTCTGGTAATTATGTTCGTGGTATTGAAGATTTTGTACCAAAGTCTCAATACGAAATAGATACGCATCAAGAAAAAGTAGTTGAGGATATATTAGAAAATTGGGTTGTGCTAAGTCAAAATAGTAAGTTTCATGCCATTTTTGCAACAAGTAGTATAAATGAATCTATTGAATATTATAGGTTAATAAAAAGACTTCAACCAGAATTAAAAGTAACAGCACTGTTTGACTCGACAATTGACAATGTTGGTAATGCTGCTTTTAAAGAAGATGGTTTAGTTGAGATTTTAGAAGATTATAACGAAAGATTTGAACAAGATTATACCTTAGCAACGCATGCAAAATTTAAAAAGGATATTGCTGCTAGATTGGCTCACAAACTACCTTATTTGAGAATTGAAACAACACCAGAAGAGCAGATTGATTTGCTAATTGTTGTAGACCAAATGCTGACAGGTTTTGATTCTAAATGGGTTAATACATTGTATTTGGATAAGGTAATTAGATATCAAAATATTATTCAAGCATTTTCAAGAACAAATCGTCTATTTGGACCAGACAAACCATTTGGGACAATACGCTATTATAGGTTACCACATACCATGGAACAGCACATTGATAGTGCCATTAAATTATACTCTGGAGATAGCCCTGTAGATTTATTTGTTGACCGTTTAGAACAAAATCTAAATTCAATAAATTTTATGTATAACGAAATTTCCCAATTGTTTAATTCAGCAGGAGTCCAAAATTTTGAAAGCCTACCAGAGGGTATTCCAGAAAGAGGACGATTTGCTTCACTCTTTAAAGATTTAAATGACTTTTTAGAAGCAGCCAAAATTCAAGGTTTCAATTGGAATCAATCAAAATATGTGTTTGGTAAAGGAAACGAAAAGTCTGTGGTTGAAATGAATTTTGATGAAAACACATACTTAATTCTAGCATTACGTTATAGAGAACTATTTAGTGGTGATGGCGGTGGCACTGGAACAAGAGAGGTTCCTTTTGAAATTGAAGGGTATTTAACGGAGATTGATACAGATAAAATTGATGCAGACTACATGAATTCTCGTTTTGAGAAATACATCAAAGAACTTAAAGGAGAGGATGTTGACAGTAAACAACTACAGCATACTTTAGATGAGTTGCATAAGTCATTTGCCACGTTAACTCAAGAAGAACAAAAATATGCTAATATTTTTATACATGATGTCCAAAGTGGTGCTGTAACTATTGAAAAAGGTAAAACATTTAGAGAATATATTACAGAGTATCTTTTTAATGCTAAGAATGACCAGATATTTAGAATTTCAGAATTACTAGGTTTAGATGAAACTAAGCTTCGTAGTATGATGGATTCAGGAGTAACTGATAAAAATATAAATGATTATGGCCGTTTTGATGATTTAAAAAGTACCGTTGATAGGGACAAGGCTAAAGCGTATTTTGAGAAATTGGAAGGTAAAACAATTCCTGCTTTTAAAATAAACATAAGAATTGATAAGCTGTTACAAGAGTTTATTATTAGTGGTGGAATTGAAATTTAATTTTTGACCCTATTGTAACTTTTTTACTGATAATGATGGCTATATGTTTACTTGCATTGTCAAAATCTAATAAAGCTCGCATTTGTATTGATTATAGTATTGTCATTTGAAAAATTCATTCTCCTCTCTCTTCCCCTTACTAGGGTATATGACAAATTAGC is part of the Formosa sp. Hel1_31_208 genome and harbors:
- a CDS encoding type I restriction endonuclease subunit R, yielding MTFTKESEFEEALILALSKKGWENEVIKNPTEEDLLNNWANILFDNNRGIDRLNDTPLTNGEMQQILEQINALRTPLKLNGFINGKTVAIKRDNQEDKLHFGKEVSLKIYDRHEIAAGQSRYQIVQQPKFKTKSKILNDRRGDLMLLINGMPVIHIELKRSGVSVSQAYHQIENYARSGIFSGLFSLVQVFVAMEPKETVYFANPGPDGKFNKDFYFHWADFNNEPKNDWNDIASSFLSIPMAHQLIGFYTVPDDGDGVLKVMRSYQYYAANAISDKVAKTDWKSTHALGGYIWHTTGSGKTMTSFKSAQLIANSKDADKVIFLMDRIELGTQSLKEYRGFSDENEEVQATENTGILVTKLKSKDPVNTLIVTSIQKMSNIKDEEGGLNARDIQIMNEKRTVFIVDEAHRSTFGDMLIDIKNTFSSAIFFGFTGTPIKDENQINMNTTSTVFGGELHRYTLGDGIRDKNVLGFDPYKILTYKDRDLRKVIALEKARATDEADALSDPAKREIFNRYMNDLRMAGYYDHSGNYVRGIEDFVPKSQYEIDTHQEKVVEDILENWVVLSQNSKFHAIFATSSINESIEYYRLIKRLQPELKVTALFDSTIDNVGNAAFKEDGLVEILEDYNERFEQDYTLATHAKFKKDIAARLAHKLPYLRIETTPEEQIDLLIVVDQMLTGFDSKWVNTLYLDKVIRYQNIIQAFSRTNRLFGPDKPFGTIRYYRLPHTMEQHIDSAIKLYSGDSPVDLFVDRLEQNLNSINFMYNEISQLFNSAGVQNFESLPEGIPERGRFASLFKDLNDFLEAAKIQGFNWNQSKYVFGKGNEKSVVEMNFDENTYLILALRYRELFSGDGGGTGTREVPFEIEGYLTEIDTDKIDADYMNSRFEKYIKELKGEDVDSKQLQHTLDELHKSFATLTQEEQKYANIFIHDVQSGAVTIEKGKTFREYITEYLFNAKNDQIFRISELLGLDETKLRSMMDSGVTDKNINDYGRFDDLKSTVDRDKAKAYFEKLEGKTIPAFKINIRIDKLLQEFIISGGIEI
- a CDS encoding restriction endonuclease subunit S; translated protein: MANKNKNPEVRFKGFTEDWEEDFIGSFYDFKNGLNKGKEYFGYGKPIVNFTDVFHKRGLLTKELKGKVDVTRDEIKNYSVQIGDLFFTRTSETIDEIGQPSVMLDNPKDAVFSGFVLRARPIHKDPLEIGFKQYAFYTDFFRSEMTKKSSMTTRALTSGTAIKKMIFSFPKSKIEQKQIGTFFQNLEKLISHHQKKHDKLVVLKKAMLEKMFPSNGATVPKVRFKGFTGDWEEKPFGEFALVKRGLTYSPSDVSNKGVKVLRSSNIYEDTFIEKEDDVYVREEAINIEFAKNKDILITSANGSSRLVGKHAIIDGLNGKAVHGGFMLIVRSKTPYFLNASMSSSWYRKFISVNVSGGNGAIGNLKASDFEEQKILIPNEDEQQKIGNYFQNLDNQLALHKSQLEKLKNIKKACFTKMFIAQD